A genomic window from Vanessa cardui chromosome Z, ilVanCard2.1, whole genome shotgun sequence includes:
- the LOC124542912 gene encoding putative fatty acyl-CoA reductase CG5065 — translation MATNLSIKDFYRGKNILVTGGTGFMGKVLLEKLLYSIPDIGNIYVLMRPKKGKSVQQRYEDMQRLPLFDRLRNEKPSVLKKIKPLQGDVLFDNFGLSEKEIEILSDEISLVFHFAATLRLEAPLKDNVDMNTCGTQRALNVAKKFKNMLVFVHLSTAFCYPDYAVLEEKMHAPPVKPSEIMHLIEWMDEKQINLLTPSLLGPHPNCYTYSKRLAESLVEDAYNNLPTVIARPSIVCPAFKEPLAGWVDSLNGPVGLMLGAGKGVIRTMLCDGTLIAQVVPVDTAINAIIAIGMIEGSKTKKSEVMPIYNVNIGHQKPTTWGDVLKVAKDYARKFPFALPLWYPNGDITTNHILHEYRRIFYHIIPAYFIDFIFLILGQKRFMIRVQNRVNQGLDVLQYFTMRPWNFPCPNFDSIQTKLNEEDKVTFNTDLTTADRDKYMTLCVEGGRIYCLKEDPTKIYINRRYHNFLYVLDWIVKIFFWLMILSVLAYCFSPIKNAFSYGGSFVKFLPILGRVVFDEEN, via the exons ATGGCAACCAATTTATCGATAAAGGATTTCTACAGAGGGAAGAACATCCTAGTGACAGGTGGAACTGGTTTTATGGGTAAAGTACTTTTGGAAAAACTTCTATACAGTATACCCGATATTGGAAATATTTACGTACTAATGAGACCTAAAAAGGGCAAGTCTGTCCAACAAAGATACGAAGATATGCAACGCTTGCCG TTATTCGATCGTCTGCGAAATGAGAAACCgtccgttttaaaaaaaatcaagcctCTCCAAGGGGATGTCTTGTTTGATAATTTTGGACTATCGgaaaaagaaatagaaattTTATCAGATGAGATATCTTTGGTCTTCCATTTTGCTGCTACCTTGAGGCTGGAAGCGCCGCTCAAAGATAACGTAGACATGAACACGTGCGGGACACAGAGAGCGCTTAATGTAgcgaagaaatttaaaaatatgctaGTTTTTGTTCACTTGTCAACAGCGTTCTGCTATCCAGACTATGCGGTTTTGGAAGAAAAG atgCACGCCCCCCCAGTGAAGCCATCGGAGATCATGCATTTAATCGAATGGATGGACGAGAAGCAAATTAATCTTCTCACTCCTTCTCTTCTTGGTCCCCACCCTAACTGCTATACTTATTCGAAGAGATTAGCTGAAAGTTTAGTAGAAGACGCATATAACAATCTTCCTACTGTTATAGCTCGACCCAGCATAG TTTGTCCCGCATTTAAGGAACCTCTAGCAGGTTGGGTTGACAGTCTCAATGGTCCAGTGGGCCTCATGCTTGGAGCGGGTAAAGGTGTTATACGCACCATGCTATGCGATGGGACTCTGATAGCCCAAGTAGTCCCTGTAGACACGGCTATCAACGCAATCATTGCCATAGGGATGATTGAAGGATCCAAAACAAAAAA GTCCGAAGTTATGCCAATATACAACGTAAATATTGGCCACCAGAAGCCAACCACTTGGGGCGATGTGCTCAAAGTGGCGAAAGATTACGCTCGTAAATTCCCATTTGCTTTGCCACTTTGGTATCCCAATGGTGACATAACGACCAATCACATACTACATGAATACAGAAGGATTTTCTACCACATTATACCTGCATATTTCATCGATTTCATTTTCCTAATATTGGGACAAAAACGCTT CATGATAAGAGTTCAAAACCGAGTTAACCAAGGCCTCGACGTATTACAATACTTTACAATGAGACCTTGGAACTTCCCATGTCCTAACTTCGATAGTATTCAAACAAAACTCAACGAGGAAGATAAGGTCACATTCAATACAGATCTAACCACCGCTGATCGTGATAAATACATGACGTTGTGTGTGGAAGGAGGTCGTATATACTGTCTTAAAGAAGACCCtactaaaatttacataaacagAAGATATCATAACTT cttATACGTCTTGGATTGGATAGTGAAGATTTTCTTTTGGTTGATGATTTTGTCCGTCCTGGCATATTGCTTCAGTCCAATTAAGAATGCCTTCAGCTACGGAGGCTCGTTTGTGAAATTTCTGCCGATATTAGGAAGAGTTGTGTTCGATGAAGAAAATTGA
- the LOC124542913 gene encoding triosephosphate isomerase produces MGRKFVVGGNWKMNGDKNQINEIVNNLKKGPLDPNAEVVIGVPAIYLAYVKSIVPNTIGVAAQNCWKAPKGAFTGEISPAMIKDVGADWVILGHSERRTIFGEKDDLVAEKVAHALESGLKVIACIGETLEEREAGKTEEVVFRQTKALLPAIGNNWANVVLAYEPVWAIGTGKTATPQQAQDVHASLRNWLSTNASPDIAETVRIQYGGSVTAANAKELGACPDIDGFLVGGASLKPEFVDIVNATQ; encoded by the exons ATGGGCCGTAAATTCGTTGTTGGAGGTAACTGGAAGATGAATGgagataaaaatcaaataaacgaAATAGTCAACAATTTGAAGAAAGGTCCTCTTGACCCCAATGCTGAG GTTGTTATTGGTGTGCCTGCAATATACCTGGCTTATGTTAAAAGCATTGTTCCCAACACTATTGGAGTTGCAGCTCAAAACTGTTGGAAAGCACCCAAAGGTGCATTCACAG gtGAAATCTCTCCAGCTATGATTAAAGATGTTGGTGCTGATTGGGTTATCCTCGGTCATTCAGAAAGGAGAACTATCTTTGGGGAGAAAGATGATTTGGTAGCCGAGAAG GTGGCTCATGCCCTTGAATCAGGATTGAAAGTAATCGCATGCATCGGTGAAACCCTTGAAGAAAGGGAAGCTGGTAAAACTGAAGAAGTTGTTTTCAGACAGACTAAAGCTCTGTTGCCAGCCATTGGTAACAATTGGGCAAATGTTGTTTTGGCCTATGAACCCGTATGGGCTATCGGCACTGGCAAAACTGCTACACCACAACAG gCCCAAGATGTTCATGCGTCTCTTCGTAACTGGCTGTCTACTAACGCATCTCCTGACATTGCTGAAACTGTCCGCATACAATATGGTGGCTCAGTAACTGCAGCTAATGCTAAAGAGTTAGGTGCCTGCCCTGACATTGATGGCTTCCTCGTTGGTGGAGCCAGTCTTAAACCTGAATTTGTTGACATTGTGAATGCTActcagtaa
- the LOC124543077 gene encoding uncharacterized protein LOC124543077 translates to MSIDDSLLNLNTTEQNKNIDKSTVGNRKKNLTDYFVTRTNDSKKKMVSKLIQVSLGVCMSDDDFSLDLPSEKYWNLVAEKKRIDLKDALDENERLHKIKQSLLEKNLHYKQMLEEANSFIDVFKEVVRDTADDTGIDVADFNDSID, encoded by the exons ATGTCGATTGATGATTCTCTACTAAACCTCAATACAacagaacaaaacaaaaacatagatAAATCAACCGTAGGAAATCGTAAAAAAAATCTCACTGACTATTTCGTAACAAG AACTAATGATTCAAAAAAGAAAATGGTTTCCAAGTTAATTCAAGTAAGTTTAGGTGTATGTATGTCAGACGACGATTTCAGTTTGGATTTACCATCAGAAAAATACTGGAATTTAGTTGCTGAAAAGAAAcg GATAGACTTAAAAGATGCTTTAGATGAAAATGAgagattacataaaattaagcaGTCCTTGTTGGAAAAAAACCTTCACTACAAGCAGATGCTGGAAGAAGCTAACAGTTTCATTGATGTGTTTAAA GAAGTTGTGCGGGACACAGCCGATGACACAGGAATAGATGTAGCTGACTTTAATGATTCAATTGATTAA